A section of the Agromyces aurantiacus genome encodes:
- a CDS encoding FadR/GntR family transcriptional regulator: MRATGEGADRAVADAAADPSATAPPPVPLAEPAEVLSAGLLLTPARPANAFEETVQRLLQSIRLGLIAPGERLPPERELAGMLEVSRDTLREAIGSLADAGWVVARRGRYGGTFVADAPPQRTTPHSPAPPADPSALAAELEDTLALRAVIEVGSARRAAERPLAASDRERLWQAYRDCHDVGAEQYRVADSRFHLLIAELLGAPSVIPLMADVRMRVNAFLDGIPLLAPNIAHSDEQHRAIVGAILRGSGDDAAHAMAEHLEGTEALLRGFYG, translated from the coding sequence ATGCGGGCGACGGGCGAGGGCGCGGATCGGGCCGTGGCGGATGCCGCGGCCGATCCGTCCGCGACCGCGCCCCCGCCCGTGCCGCTCGCCGAGCCCGCCGAGGTGCTGAGCGCCGGGCTCCTGCTCACCCCGGCCAGGCCCGCGAACGCGTTCGAGGAGACCGTGCAGCGGCTCCTGCAGTCGATCCGGCTCGGGCTCATCGCGCCGGGCGAGCGGCTGCCGCCCGAGCGCGAGCTCGCGGGCATGCTCGAGGTCAGCCGCGACACGCTGCGCGAGGCGATCGGCTCGCTCGCCGACGCCGGATGGGTCGTCGCGCGCCGCGGCCGGTACGGCGGCACCTTCGTGGCGGATGCGCCGCCGCAGCGCACCACGCCCCACTCCCCCGCACCGCCCGCCGATCCGTCCGCGCTCGCGGCCGAGCTCGAGGACACGCTCGCGCTCCGCGCCGTGATCGAGGTCGGCTCGGCGCGGCGGGCGGCCGAGCGCCCGCTCGCGGCATCCGACCGGGAGCGGCTGTGGCAGGCGTACCGCGACTGCCACGACGTCGGCGCCGAGCAGTACCGCGTGGCCGACTCGCGCTTCCACCTGCTCATCGCGGAGCTCCTCGGCGCGCCGAGCGTGATCCCGCTGATGGCCGACGTGCGGATGCGCGTGAACGCGTTCCTCGACGGCATCCCGCTGCTCGCGCCGAACATCGCCCACTCCGACGAGCAGCACCGCGCCATCGTCGGCGCGATCCTGCGCGGCTCGGGCGACGACGCCGCGCACGCGATGGCCGAGCACCTCGAGGGCACCGAGGCGCTGCTGCGCGGCTTCTACGGCTGA
- a CDS encoding NCS2 family permease has product MSPTEPQPETDTHSHEEPPPAAAGATGPRPASFLDRFFEITARGSTIPAEVRGGVVTFVTMAYIVILNPIILSSGTDVAGQNLAFPQVAAVTALTAGVMTILFGLVARLPFAFAAGLGINSFLAVSVVGQVTWPEAMGLVLINGLIIVLLAATGLRRLIFAAVPMALKLAITVGIGLFIAFIGFVDAGFVTATGAASPPVGLGVNGSVATVPTIVFVITLLLTGVLVARKVKGGILIGLLTGTVLAIALESVLDLGPKVGADGTVNPQGWGLSVPELPAQWVSLPDLSLVGQVSFGSFERIGVLAALMLVFTLVFTNFFDALGTMTGLSKEAGLADARGEFPRLRSALIVEGVGAVAGGFTSSSSNTVFIESGSGIGEGARTGLANLVTGVLFLLAMFLTPLTSIVPSEVAAAALVIVGALMMAQIRQIDLSDFSVLLPVFLTITVMPLTYSIANGIGAGFIGWVVIRSLAGKAREISPLLWVVAAGFLVYFARGPVESLIAG; this is encoded by the coding sequence ATGAGCCCCACCGAGCCGCAGCCCGAGACCGACACCCACTCGCACGAGGAGCCGCCGCCGGCGGCCGCTGGGGCCACCGGGCCTCGGCCTGCCTCGTTCCTCGACCGCTTCTTCGAGATCACCGCGCGCGGCTCGACGATCCCGGCCGAGGTGCGCGGCGGTGTCGTGACGTTCGTCACGATGGCCTACATCGTGATCCTGAACCCGATCATCCTCTCCAGCGGCACGGATGTCGCGGGCCAGAACCTCGCGTTCCCCCAGGTCGCGGCCGTCACCGCGCTCACCGCGGGCGTCATGACGATCCTGTTCGGCCTCGTGGCCCGGCTGCCGTTCGCGTTCGCCGCCGGGCTCGGCATCAACTCGTTCCTCGCGGTGTCGGTGGTCGGCCAGGTGACCTGGCCCGAGGCGATGGGCCTCGTGCTCATCAACGGCCTCATCATCGTGCTGCTCGCCGCGACCGGCCTGCGACGCCTCATCTTCGCGGCGGTGCCCATGGCGCTCAAGCTCGCGATCACGGTCGGCATCGGCCTGTTCATCGCGTTCATCGGGTTCGTCGACGCCGGATTCGTGACCGCCACGGGTGCGGCCTCGCCGCCGGTCGGGCTCGGCGTGAACGGCTCGGTCGCGACCGTGCCGACGATCGTCTTCGTCATCACGCTGCTGCTGACGGGCGTCCTCGTCGCGCGCAAGGTCAAGGGCGGCATCCTCATCGGGCTGCTCACGGGCACGGTGCTCGCGATCGCCCTCGAGTCGGTGCTCGACCTCGGCCCGAAGGTCGGCGCCGACGGCACCGTGAACCCGCAGGGCTGGGGCCTGTCGGTGCCCGAGCTCCCGGCGCAGTGGGTGAGCCTGCCCGACCTGTCGCTCGTGGGCCAGGTCAGCTTCGGCAGCTTCGAGCGCATCGGCGTGCTCGCCGCGCTCATGCTCGTCTTCACGCTCGTGTTCACGAACTTCTTCGACGCGCTCGGCACCATGACCGGGCTGTCCAAGGAGGCGGGCCTCGCCGACGCGCGCGGGGAGTTCCCGCGCCTGCGCTCGGCCCTGATCGTCGAGGGCGTGGGCGCCGTCGCGGGCGGCTTCACGTCGAGCTCGTCGAACACGGTGTTCATCGAGTCGGGCTCGGGCATCGGCGAGGGAGCGCGCACCGGCCTCGCGAACCTCGTCACGGGCGTGCTGTTCCTCCTCGCGATGTTCCTCACGCCGCTCACCTCGATCGTGCCGTCCGAGGTGGCCGCCGCGGCGCTCGTCATCGTGGGTGCGCTCATGATGGCCCAGATCCGTCAGATCGACCTCTCCGACTTCTCGGTGCTGCTGCCGGTGTTCCTCACGATCACGGTGATGCCGCTGACGTACTCGATCGCCAACGGCATCGGCGCGGGATTCATCGGCTGGGTCGTGATCCGCTCGCTCGCGGGCAAGGCCCGCGAGATCAGCCCGCTGCTGTGGGTCGTCGCGGCCGGGTTCCTCGTCTACTTCGCGCGCGGCCCGGTCGAGTCGCTCATCGCGGGCTGA
- a CDS encoding 3-oxoacyl-ACP reductase, which yields MAEITPIDLTQRLAGRVAVITGGASGIGLATAKRLAAEGAKVVIGDLDVATGEDAASAVDGLFVQVDVTDEAQVNHLFDEAARVYGSVDIAFNNAGISPPDDDSIETTELPAWQKVQDVNLKSVYLCSRAALRHMVAQSRGSIINTASFVAVLGSATSQISYTASKGGVLAMSRELGVQFARQGIRVNALCPGPVNTPLLQELFAKDPERAQRRLVHVPVGRFARPEELAAAVAFLASDDASFITGSTFLVDGGISAAYVTPL from the coding sequence ATGGCAGAGATCACCCCCATCGACCTCACGCAGCGGCTCGCCGGCCGCGTCGCCGTCATCACCGGCGGCGCGTCGGGCATCGGCCTCGCGACCGCGAAGCGGCTCGCCGCCGAGGGCGCGAAGGTCGTGATCGGCGACCTCGACGTCGCGACCGGCGAGGACGCGGCATCCGCCGTCGACGGCCTGTTCGTGCAGGTCGACGTGACCGACGAGGCGCAGGTGAACCACCTCTTCGACGAGGCCGCGCGCGTCTACGGCTCGGTCGACATCGCGTTCAACAACGCGGGCATCTCCCCGCCCGACGACGACTCGATCGAGACCACCGAACTGCCGGCGTGGCAGAAGGTGCAGGACGTCAACCTCAAGTCGGTCTACCTGTGCTCGCGTGCGGCGCTGCGCCACATGGTCGCACAGAGTCGCGGCTCGATCATCAACACCGCCTCCTTCGTCGCGGTGCTCGGCTCGGCGACCTCGCAGATCTCGTACACCGCCTCGAAGGGCGGAGTGCTCGCGATGAGCCGGGAGCTCGGCGTGCAGTTCGCCCGTCAGGGCATCCGCGTCAACGCGCTCTGCCCGGGGCCGGTCAACACGCCGCTGCTCCAGGAGCTGTTCGCGAAGGACCCCGAGCGCGCGCAACGGCGCCTCGTCCACGTGCCCGTCGGGCGCTTCGCCCGGCCCGAGGAGCTCGCGGCGGCCGTCGCGTTCCTCGCGAGCGACGACGCATCGTTCATCACCGGGTCGACGTTCCTCGTCGACGGCGGCATCAGCGCGGCCTACGTCACGCCGCTCTAG
- a CDS encoding 6-phosphofructokinase: MKIGILTSGGDCPGLNAVIRGAVLKGVISHDAEFVGFRWGWKGVVERDIMPITRHDVRGLSKQGGTILGSSRTNPFEGENGGPDNIRRMLEAEGIDAIIAIGGEGTLTAARRLVDEGGLPVIGVPKTIDNDLAATDYSFGFDTAVEIATEAIDRLRTTAESHGRCMVLEVMGRHVGWIALHSGMAGGAHAILIPEQPMSIDEICHYVDSVRERGRAPLIVVAEGFKLDTMDEAHSHLGLDAFNRPRLGGIAEKLAPIIEERTGIESRHTVLGHIQRGGAPSAYDRVLATRLGMAAVDAAVDQAWGSMVTLRGTDIARVTIAEATGGLNRVPQSRYDEARILFG, from the coding sequence ATGAAGATCGGCATTCTCACGAGCGGCGGCGATTGCCCCGGGCTGAACGCGGTCATCCGCGGCGCGGTGCTGAAGGGCGTCATCTCGCACGACGCGGAGTTCGTGGGCTTCCGCTGGGGCTGGAAGGGCGTCGTCGAGCGCGACATCATGCCCATCACCCGCCACGACGTGCGCGGCCTCTCCAAGCAGGGCGGCACGATCCTGGGCTCCAGCCGCACCAACCCGTTCGAGGGCGAGAACGGCGGACCCGACAACATCCGGCGCATGCTCGAGGCCGAGGGCATCGACGCGATCATCGCGATCGGCGGCGAGGGCACCCTGACGGCCGCGCGCCGACTGGTCGACGAGGGCGGCCTGCCCGTGATCGGCGTGCCGAAGACCATCGACAACGACCTCGCCGCGACCGACTACTCGTTCGGCTTCGACACTGCGGTCGAGATCGCCACCGAGGCCATCGACCGCCTGCGCACCACGGCCGAGTCGCATGGCCGCTGCATGGTGCTCGAGGTCATGGGTCGGCACGTCGGCTGGATCGCGCTGCACTCCGGCATGGCCGGCGGCGCGCACGCCATCCTCATCCCCGAGCAGCCGATGAGCATCGACGAGATCTGCCACTACGTCGACTCGGTGCGCGAACGCGGCCGCGCGCCCCTCATCGTCGTCGCCGAGGGCTTCAAGCTCGACACCATGGACGAGGCGCACTCGCACCTCGGCCTCGACGCCTTCAACCGCCCGCGGCTCGGCGGCATCGCCGAGAAGCTCGCGCCGATCATCGAGGAGCGCACGGGCATCGAGTCCCGCCACACCGTGCTCGGCCACATCCAGCGCGGCGGCGCGCCCTCGGCCTACGACCGGGTGCTGGCCACGCGCCTCGGCATGGCGGCGGTCGACGCGGCGGTCGACCAGGCGTGGGGGAGCATGGTCACGCTCCGCGGCACCGATATCGCCCGGGTCACGATCGCCGAGGCGACGGGCGGCCTCAACCGGGTGCCGCAGTCGCGCTACGACGAGGCCAGGATCCTCTTCGGCTGA
- a CDS encoding peptidase: MIDWIAFVIVLVASLVGASVVVSLYALGIRLLTVSGRTPVVAPAEFTDAITVITPEEAAKAAKRAEKAARKSPLTAGQKRLAHIGAWSCFVLSGLAVLYGIFLIVPALHEFLA, translated from the coding sequence GTGATCGACTGGATCGCGTTCGTGATCGTGCTCGTCGCGTCGCTCGTCGGCGCGAGCGTCGTCGTCAGCCTGTACGCACTCGGCATCCGCCTGCTGACCGTCTCCGGACGCACGCCGGTCGTCGCGCCCGCGGAGTTCACCGACGCGATCACGGTCATCACGCCGGAGGAGGCGGCCAAGGCCGCCAAGCGCGCCGAGAAGGCCGCGCGCAAGAGTCCGCTCACCGCCGGTCAGAAGCGACTCGCGCACATCGGAGCGTGGTCGTGCTTCGTGCTCAGCGGCCTCGCCGTGCTGTACGGCATCTTCCTGATCGTCCCCGCCCTCCACGAGTTCCTCGCCTGA
- a CDS encoding uracil-xanthine permease family protein: MPLPWTLHGDGAHVAPGEVVAPGERLSWPRTIGLGAQHVVAMFGATFLVPIITGFPPATTLFFSGLGTILFLLVTRNRVPSYLGSSFAFIAPITAAMAADGVADPMGAALFGIVVVGVLLAVVGLVVQFAGSRWIDALMPPVVAGAIVALIGLNLAPVAKANFEAAPLTALVTLAVVIVASVAFRGILGRMSILLGVVIGYVVAVVQGEVDFSSVGEAAWVGLPQFHLPANPIADAAVWGLLPAFLPVVLVLVAENVGHIRGVAQMTDASVNAYTGRALFSDGLATTIAGFFGGSGTTTYGENIGVMAATRVYSTAAYWVAGSFAVLLGLSPKVGALINTIPPGVLGGVTTALYGLIGIIGVKIWVDNRVDFTNPVNQFTAATALVIGVADFAFTIGDVVFNGIALGTVAAIVIYHLMRGIARLRGTAAPTEPAPAPASDEPVSPR; encoded by the coding sequence ATGCCCCTGCCCTGGACCCTGCACGGCGACGGCGCGCACGTCGCCCCCGGCGAGGTCGTCGCACCCGGTGAACGCCTCTCGTGGCCGCGCACCATCGGGCTCGGCGCCCAGCACGTCGTGGCGATGTTCGGCGCCACGTTCCTCGTGCCGATCATCACCGGCTTCCCGCCCGCGACGACCCTGTTCTTCTCGGGGCTCGGCACGATCCTCTTCCTGCTGGTCACGCGCAACCGGGTGCCGAGCTACCTCGGGTCCTCGTTCGCGTTCATCGCGCCGATCACGGCCGCGATGGCCGCCGACGGCGTGGCCGACCCGATGGGCGCCGCGCTGTTCGGCATCGTCGTCGTGGGCGTGCTGCTCGCCGTCGTGGGCCTCGTGGTGCAGTTCGCCGGCTCGCGGTGGATCGACGCGCTCATGCCGCCGGTGGTCGCCGGCGCGATCGTCGCCCTCATCGGCCTGAACCTCGCCCCCGTCGCGAAGGCGAACTTCGAGGCCGCGCCGCTCACCGCCCTCGTGACCCTCGCCGTGGTCATCGTCGCGAGCGTCGCGTTCCGCGGCATCCTCGGCCGCATGTCGATCCTGCTCGGCGTGGTCATCGGGTACGTCGTGGCCGTGGTGCAGGGCGAGGTGGACTTCTCGTCCGTCGGCGAGGCCGCATGGGTCGGCCTGCCGCAGTTCCACCTCCCCGCGAACCCCATCGCCGACGCGGCCGTCTGGGGGCTGCTGCCGGCGTTCCTGCCCGTCGTGCTCGTGCTCGTCGCCGAGAACGTGGGGCACATCCGCGGCGTCGCCCAGATGACGGATGCGTCGGTCAACGCGTACACCGGTCGTGCGCTGTTCTCCGATGGCCTGGCCACCACGATCGCCGGCTTCTTCGGCGGCTCGGGCACCACGACCTACGGTGAGAACATCGGGGTCATGGCCGCGACGCGCGTCTACTCGACCGCCGCGTACTGGGTCGCGGGATCGTTCGCGGTGCTGCTCGGGCTCTCACCCAAGGTCGGCGCGCTGATCAACACCATCCCGCCGGGCGTGCTCGGCGGCGTGACGACGGCGCTCTACGGCCTGATCGGCATCATCGGCGTGAAGATCTGGGTCGACAACCGGGTCGACTTCACGAACCCGGTGAACCAGTTCACGGCCGCGACGGCGCTCGTGATCGGCGTCGCCGACTTCGCCTTCACGATCGGCGACGTGGTCTTCAACGGCATCGCCCTCGGCACGGTCGCCGCGATCGTGATCTACCACCTCATGCGCGGCATCGCCCGCCTGCGCGGCACGGCGGCCCCCACCGAGCCGGCGCCGGCGCCGGCGTCGGACGAGCCGGTCAGCCCGCGATGA
- a CDS encoding 8-oxo-dGTP diphosphatase — protein MAEPMAGATAEPRMPLPQVCVCYLLREAGGRTEVLLGRKKHGLGQGYFVGLGGKLEPGESAVEAAVREVHEESGVRVEAHDLDPRGRLTYLFPHREAWSQESSVFVTRRFVGEPAPSDELDPEWFPLDAVPLTEMWDDARRWLPAVLAGGRVRRTYVFGEDLATVVHERDHVA, from the coding sequence ATGGCCGAGCCGATGGCCGGTGCGACGGCCGAACCGCGGATGCCGCTGCCCCAGGTGTGCGTCTGCTACCTGTTGCGCGAGGCCGGCGGGCGCACCGAGGTGCTGCTGGGCCGCAAGAAGCACGGCCTCGGGCAGGGCTACTTCGTCGGCCTCGGCGGCAAGCTCGAGCCGGGGGAGTCGGCCGTCGAGGCGGCCGTGCGCGAGGTGCACGAGGAGTCCGGCGTGCGAGTCGAGGCGCACGACCTCGACCCGCGCGGGCGGCTGACCTACCTCTTCCCGCACCGCGAGGCATGGAGCCAGGAGTCGAGCGTGTTCGTGACCCGCCGGTTCGTCGGCGAGCCCGCGCCGTCCGACGAGCTCGACCCGGAGTGGTTCCCGCTCGACGCCGTGCCCCTGACGGAGATGTGGGACGACGCGCGACGCTGGCTGCCCGCCGTGCTCGCGGGCGGGCGCGTGCGGCGCACCTACGTGTTCGGCGAGGATCTCGCGACCGTGGTGCACGAGCGCGATCACGTCGCGTAG
- a CDS encoding inorganic phosphate transporter: MDLTLIVVLVIALALFFDFTNGFHDTANAMATPIATGALRPKIAVALAAVLNLVGAFLSTEVAKTISGGLIREGEGGILITPELIFAGLIGAITWNMVTWLLGLPSSSSHALFGGLIGAAIVGFGVQAIDGAVVMSKIILPALLAPVTAGLVAFTATKLAYAITRRYDGKPDGRDGFRHAQIFSSSLVALAHGTNDAQKTMGVITLTLISVGAQPVGSGPETWVIVACAIAIALGTYMGGWRIIKTLGTGLTDVKPAQGFAAETSTAATILASSHLGFALSTTQVASGSVIGSGLGRRGSKVRWRTAGRIGVGWLLTLPASGIVGALAAFVALIGPAGVIIDALAAAVIIGVIYMWSRRDEVSHHNVLSEVSDAGRAVKIKRNPKPKRKVTS; this comes from the coding sequence GTGGATCTCACCCTCATCGTCGTGCTGGTCATCGCACTGGCGCTCTTCTTCGACTTCACGAACGGCTTCCACGACACCGCGAACGCGATGGCGACGCCGATCGCGACGGGTGCGCTGCGGCCCAAGATCGCGGTCGCGCTCGCCGCGGTCCTGAACCTCGTCGGCGCCTTCCTCTCCACCGAGGTCGCCAAGACCATCTCGGGCGGCCTGATCCGCGAGGGCGAGGGCGGCATCCTGATCACGCCCGAGCTGATCTTCGCCGGACTGATCGGCGCCATCACCTGGAACATGGTGACCTGGCTGCTCGGCCTGCCGTCGTCCTCGAGCCATGCGCTGTTCGGCGGGCTCATCGGCGCGGCCATCGTCGGCTTCGGCGTCCAGGCGATCGACGGCGCGGTGGTGATGTCGAAGATCATCCTGCCGGCGCTGCTCGCCCCGGTCACGGCCGGCCTCGTCGCGTTCACCGCGACGAAGCTGGCCTACGCCATCACCCGCCGGTACGACGGCAAGCCCGACGGGCGCGACGGCTTCCGGCATGCCCAGATCTTCTCGAGCTCACTCGTGGCGCTCGCGCACGGCACCAACGACGCGCAGAAGACGATGGGCGTCATCACGCTGACCCTGATCTCCGTCGGCGCCCAGCCCGTCGGCTCCGGCCCCGAGACCTGGGTCATCGTCGCGTGCGCCATCGCCATCGCGCTCGGCACCTACATGGGCGGATGGCGCATCATCAAGACGCTCGGCACAGGCCTGACCGACGTGAAGCCCGCCCAGGGCTTCGCGGCCGAGACCTCGACCGCCGCGACCATCCTCGCGTCCAGCCACCTCGGCTTCGCGCTCTCGACGACGCAGGTGGCCTCGGGCTCGGTCATCGGCTCGGGCCTGGGCCGGCGCGGTTCGAAGGTGCGTTGGCGCACCGCGGGCCGCATCGGCGTCGGCTGGCTCCTGACCCTCCCCGCGTCGGGCATCGTCGGCGCGCTCGCCGCGTTCGTGGCCCTCATCGGGCCGGCCGGCGTGATCATCGACGCGCTCGCGGCCGCCGTCATCATCGGCGTGATCTACATGTGGTCCCGTCGCGACGAGGTGTCGCACCACAACGTGCTGAGCGAGGTCTCCGATGCGGGTCGCGCGGTCAAGATCAAGCGCAACCCGAAGCCGAAGCGGAAGGTGACCTCGTGA
- a CDS encoding DEAD/DEAH box helicase, whose product MAQTRQRQRTRSRDDDAPIIPILARKVREVEQKAQKNKLGPTNRTKFQVIALLMREERARVKADAELGDAARAELLKRLDGIAQILAKTAARDTSLITLLEPDASISTVAQRFRRDWLLESGADLSEDELIIVREPAPAPELALNQVIPRSVKSRQLANPFLAPDFSRGTRPVVPVRRLANWELLGPLFKSFEAGSGGQAASMDLPEAPRVDRLAPRGLELMPHQARFIESARQGHRTFLLADEPGLGKTAQSVLAASVADAYPLLAVVPNVVKMNWAREVERWTPHRRATVIHGDGDSVDAFADVIVVNYDVLDRHMAWLSTLGFKGMVVDEAHFIKNLQSQRSRNVLALADRIRVNATGGDPLLLALTGTPLINDVDDFRAIWQFLGWIVGDRPSPELLGKLEETGLTPADPGFYAEARRIVIDLGIVRRRKKDVAADLPDKRIADLPVELDDELGRSIRAAERELGQRLATRFRALVESRKLRVGDLDELERDQFIRAVALSELEESKSAKSGENVFTMVRRIGQAKAGLAADYAAQLARSAGKVVFFAKHIDVMDQAEAAFAARELRTVSIRGDQNAIVRQQAIDAFNTDPDVSIAVCSLTAAGVGVNLQSASNVVLAELSWTAAEQTQAIDRVHRIGQDEPVTAWRIIAAHTVDARIAELIDQKQGLALRALDGSDIEPGSADSVQLDALQHLLRQALDGAL is encoded by the coding sequence TTGGCCCAGACGAGGCAGCGGCAGCGCACGCGCTCGCGTGACGACGACGCGCCCATCATCCCGATCCTCGCGCGCAAGGTGCGCGAGGTCGAGCAGAAGGCCCAGAAGAACAAGCTGGGTCCCACCAACCGCACCAAGTTCCAGGTCATCGCGCTGCTCATGCGCGAGGAGCGCGCCCGGGTCAAGGCCGACGCCGAGCTCGGCGACGCCGCCCGGGCCGAGCTGCTCAAGCGCCTCGACGGCATCGCGCAGATCCTCGCGAAGACCGCGGCGCGCGACACGAGCCTCATCACGCTGCTCGAGCCGGATGCCTCGATCTCGACCGTCGCGCAGCGATTCCGCCGCGACTGGCTCTTGGAGTCCGGCGCCGACCTCAGCGAGGACGAGCTCATCATCGTGCGCGAGCCCGCGCCGGCACCCGAGCTCGCCCTGAACCAGGTGATCCCGCGATCCGTGAAGTCCCGGCAGCTGGCCAACCCGTTCCTCGCCCCCGACTTCAGCCGCGGTACGCGGCCCGTGGTCCCCGTGCGGCGACTGGCCAACTGGGAGCTCCTCGGTCCGCTGTTCAAGTCGTTCGAGGCGGGGTCCGGCGGCCAGGCCGCATCCATGGACCTGCCCGAGGCGCCGCGCGTCGACCGGCTCGCGCCGCGCGGGCTGGAGCTCATGCCCCACCAGGCGCGCTTCATCGAGTCCGCCCGGCAGGGTCACCGCACCTTCCTGCTCGCCGACGAGCCCGGCCTCGGCAAGACGGCGCAGTCGGTGCTCGCGGCCTCCGTCGCCGACGCCTACCCGCTGCTGGCGGTCGTGCCGAACGTCGTCAAGATGAACTGGGCGCGCGAGGTCGAGCGCTGGACGCCCCACCGGCGCGCCACCGTCATCCACGGCGACGGCGACAGCGTCGACGCGTTCGCCGACGTCATCGTGGTCAACTACGACGTGCTCGACCGGCACATGGCGTGGCTGTCGACCCTGGGCTTCAAGGGCATGGTCGTCGACGAGGCGCACTTCATCAAGAACCTGCAGTCGCAGCGCTCGCGGAACGTGCTCGCGCTCGCCGACCGCATCCGCGTGAACGCGACGGGCGGCGACCCGCTGCTGCTCGCCCTGACGGGCACGCCGCTCATCAACGACGTCGACGACTTCCGCGCCATCTGGCAGTTCCTCGGCTGGATCGTGGGCGACCGCCCGTCACCCGAGCTGCTCGGCAAGCTCGAGGAGACCGGGCTCACGCCCGCCGACCCGGGCTTCTACGCCGAGGCCCGGCGGATCGTCATCGACCTCGGCATCGTCCGGCGTCGCAAGAAGGACGTGGCCGCCGACCTTCCCGACAAGCGCATCGCCGACCTGCCCGTCGAACTCGACGACGAGCTCGGCCGCTCCATCCGCGCCGCCGAGCGCGAGCTCGGGCAGCGCCTGGCCACCCGCTTCCGCGCACTCGTCGAGTCGCGCAAGCTCCGCGTGGGCGACCTCGACGAGCTCGAGCGCGACCAGTTCATCCGCGCCGTCGCGCTGTCCGAGCTCGAGGAGTCGAAGTCGGCGAAGTCGGGAGAGAACGTCTTCACGATGGTGCGCCGCATCGGCCAGGCCAAGGCCGGCCTCGCCGCCGACTACGCGGCGCAGCTGGCCCGCTCGGCCGGCAAGGTCGTGTTCTTCGCCAAGCACATCGACGTGATGGACCAGGCCGAGGCCGCGTTCGCGGCGCGCGAGCTGCGCACCGTGTCGATCCGCGGCGACCAGAACGCCATCGTCCGCCAGCAGGCGATCGACGCGTTCAACACCGACCCAGACGTGTCGATCGCGGTGTGCTCGCTGACCGCGGCCGGCGTGGGCGTGAACCTGCAGTCGGCCTCGAACGTCGTGCTCGCCGAGCTCAGCTGGACCGCGGCGGAGCAGACGCAGGCCATCGACCGCGTGCACCGCATCGGCCAGGACGAGCCCGTCACCGCGTGGCGGATCATCGCCGCGCACACCGTCGACGCCCGCATCGCCGAGCTCATCGACCAGAAGCAGGGCCTCGCGCTGCGCGCCCTCGACGGCAGCGACATCGAGCCCGGCTCGGCCGACTCCGTGCAGCTCGACGCACTGCAGCACCTGCTCCGGCAGGCGCTCGACGGGGCACTCTGA